DNA from Fusobacterium sp. IOR10:
TGATTGGCATTTGGTAACATTGGCAAAACTCCCATTTCAATTGTAGTAGATCCTGTTCTAGGAATTGCAAATAACGGACCAATTACTAAAATAAGAATAGAATAATACAGAGTATTAAACTTAGGAGAAATAATTTTAGCAAAATTTTCAACCTCTCCAACTTTAGTAAATGCAAGAACCCCTAAAAGTGGAAGTCCAACTCCAGTAAGTAAAAAACCAAATCCAGCTAAAAGCCAGTTGGATCCCATATTTACACCAACAGAAGGCGGAAATATAAGGTTTCCAGCTCCAAAAAACATTGCAAATAGTGCAAAACCAAGCACTAAAATCTCTTTTTTCTTATTCATACACACACATCCCCCTTTAAACCTTAACAATAAAAAACAACCTAATCATAAGCAATTAGGTTGATGATAACTTAAATATATATTTTTAAAACTAAATTATATTTACGCAAAATTGCAATGATAATTTAATTTATATAAAAATTTATGTTTTAAGAAACCTAATATACTCTTATTCATACTAAAAAATCTGTTACGTATGACTAGTATTAGTAGCACTAATATAGTTATTAGTATCAGTAAAATATTTATTATGAATATTTTAAGTGTATTATTAAACATAAATATTTCTCCTTTGAAAAATTATAATAATATAATTTTATCAGATATTGGGTTTTATGTCAATAAATAAATCATAAAGTTAGTGATTAAGAAAATAAAATCTTTAATTAAAATTAAAATATATTAATCTTTTGAAACCAATATATATAGCTAATATTTTTTAATAAATAAAATTTATATTAAAAAAAAAGTTGACATAAATTAAAATTTTAGTTAGAATAATTGTCATAAGTGAAAAATATGCTATAAAATTAGAATATATATACCAAAAAAACAAACAATTTGTAAAAAAAAGTTAAACAGTTGTTTTAAATAAAATTTAATATAAAACAGGGGGATTATGATGACGGAAAAAAAAGAAAAAAGGGGAGAATGGAGTTCAACCTTAGGATTTATTTTAGCAGCAGCAGGATCAGCTGTAGGATTGGGGAATTTATGGAAATTTCCATATTTAGCTGGTAAAAATGGTGGAGGAGCTTACTTATTTGTATATTTAATTTTTGTTGGACTTATTGGGTTCACAATGATATTAGCTGAGATGGCAATAGGTAGAAATGGACATTCAGATGCTTTAGGTGCATTTAGAAAAGTTAGTGAAAATTGGAAATACTTAGGATTATTACAAATTTTTATTAGTTTTCTAATTTTATCTTATTACAGTGTTATTGGTGGATGGGTTTTGAAATATGTTTTTTCATTCTTAAGTGGTGGAATATCAGGGGATAAAGCAACATATTTTACTAATTATATTAGTAGTACAAATGGCCCAATAATATTTCATTTATTCTTTATGATAGCTACAGCAGCAATAGTTTTCAAAGGAGTTTCAAGTGGAATTGAAAAGGCAAGTAAATTTATGATGCCAGCATTATTTGGATTATTAATTTTAATTTGTATACGTTCAGTGACTTTACCAGGTGCAGGTGCAGGAATCAAATTTTTCTTAAAACCAGATTTTTCTAAACTTAATGGTTCAGTTGTATTAGATGCACTAAGTCAAGTTTTCTATTCATTAAGTTTAGCAATGGGTATCACAGTAACATATGGTAGTTACTTAAGAAAAGAAGAAAATTTATTAGGTAATGCAATAAAAGTACCAATTTTAGATACAATAGTAGCTGTGTTAGCAGGTTTTGCAATTTTACCAGCAGTATTTGCTCTAGGATTTAAACCAGGTGCAGGACCAGGATTAATGTTTATTACATTACCAGCAGTATTTGAACAAATGGCTTTTGGAAAATTGTTTGGATTGATGTTCTTTGTGTTGGTTTTATTTGCAGCATTAACATCTTCAATTTCTCTTTTAGAAGTTAGTACTTCTTTACTTGTGGATCAATTTAAAATAAAAAGACAAAAAGCAGTTATAATTTTAACAGCAGCATTATTTTTATTAGGTGTTCCTTCTTCTTTATCAATGGGAGTTTGGTCAGATTTAAGAATATTTTTCGGAATGAATTTCTTTGATTTCTTATGTTACTTAACTGATAATGTTTTCCTACCAATTAGTGGACTTTTAACTTGTATATTCATAGGTTATGTTTGGAAAAAAGAAGACCTTTACAAACAAATTACAAATGATGGAACTATTAAATTTAAAATGTTTAAAGTTTGGTTTGGAATGTTAAAATATGTAGCTCCTGTAATTTTAGTAGTAATATTACTAAAATCATTGGGAATTATAAATGTTTAAAAGGATATTAAAAAACTTCTAAAAAAAGAGGCGAGTACTTATTAATAAGTACTCACCTCTTTTTATTTTATTATCTGTCTTCTGGGAAGAATTTGTTTAATGTAACTCCAACTAGAGCTGCTATTGCAAGACCAGATAAAGAAACAGTTCTCCAAATTGTGATATTATTTATTCCAATACCAAGCACAAGAATAAGAGAAGCTATAATCAAATTTCTAGATATGGAAAAATCCACTTTGTATTCAATAAGAGTTCTCATTCCAACAGAAGCAATCATTCCAAATAGAATAACAGATATACCACCCATAACAGGAGTAGGTATAGTTTGTAAAATAACACCAAATTTCCCAATAAATGAAAGGACAATTGCATAGCAAGCTGCGATTCTTAAAATAGCAGGGTCATAAACTTTAGTTACTGCTAAAACACCAGTATTTTCACCATAAGTTGTATTTGCAGGACCTCCTAATAATCCAGCTACCACAGTAGCCATTCCATCTCCAAGTAAAGTTCTTGAAATACCAGGATTAGCAAAGAAATCTTTTCCAACAACTGCTCCATTAGTAGTAATATCTCCAATGTGTTCAATAAATACAACAAAGGCAATAGGTGCAATTGCAAGTACACTAGTTAGACTAAATTTAGGTACAGTGGTAAGGGAAGTCCAAGCTTCTGGAGAAAATCCAATCCAACTAGCCTCTCTTATTGGAGTAAAGTCAACCATTCCAAGTGCCATGGCAACTAGATATCCAATAACTACAGATAGAAGGATAGGTACTAACTTAAAGAAAGATTTTCCTAATAAAGATACAAGTACCATACAAATAACAACAGTTCCAGATACAATTAAACTTCTAGTATCAAATATTCCATTGGAATATCCTGCCATTGAAAGAGCAGTGGGACTAAGTCTCAATCCTATAACAACGATAGTTGGTCCAACAACTATTGGTGGGAAGAAAGATTTTACTTTTTCTACACCAAAAATTCTAACAAGTTGGCTAACTAAAACATAGACAAGACCTGCAGCGATAACTCCACCTTTAACTTCAGCTATACCATTTTCCCTTAAAACAAGAGAGATAGCTCCGATAAATGCAAAAGAAGATCCTAAAAATACAGGGACGATTTTCTTAGTACATGCATGAAAGATTAAAGTTCCAAGACCTGCTGATAAAAGAGCAACTGAAGGATTTAATCCAGTAAGGAAAGGTACAAGTACAGTAGCTCCAAACATAGCTAAGATGTGCTGAAGCCCCAGGACTAGTTTTCCTTTAGTGTTAATTTCATTCATTCATTAACCTCCATTAATATATTAAATTTATGTAATAACTTTAAAATAAATAAGATCACTTATTTTTGGACAAAAAAAATTTGAGAGTTTTCACAAATTTTCTTAAATTTTTACGTATTTTTACTATTCTATCACATTAGAAAATAGAAAGTCAAATAGTTTTATTATAAATTTTCAATAATCCCAATAAGCTTTCCAATTGAAAAAGTGATATGAGCTGTTGACTCAGTAATAACATTGCTATTACAAATAGAATCTCCCCTATATAATAAAAAATTATTTAAAGGATATTTAAAACCCCTTAGGGTTAAATTATGGACAGCATCAGTCATAGGAATAAAGGAAACAGTTTTATTGATTTCATTTATAATATGAAAATCTGAAGTAACTCTAAAGATTTTTTCTGTGTCACTTAAAAAAACAATGTTGTTGTATTTAAATAATAAATTTAAATTAGTTAAAAAATGATCAGTTCTTCCTCCTAGTCCACCTAGGATAATAATTTCATCATAATTTCTCCTTGAGATATCTGAAATTAATAACTCACCATCAGTTAGATCTTTTTCAGAATTAAATTTATTAATAATACAATTTAAACTTCTAGCTTTATCAATTAAATTTTTATCACAGGAATCTAGATCTCCCCAGATTTCCAGTGGTTTTAAATTTAATTCCAATGCAAATTTAACCCCTCCATCTGCACAAAAAATGTTTTCCTCATTTTTCAAGATTTCTTTATAGAAATTTTTAGTAGTATCCATACTACCATTTAAGAAAATAAATGCTTTGTTTTTCATAAAAATCCTTTCATCATTAATTCTAATCATCGTCTAAATCAGTACTCACCTCTATAAAAATAGGGAGATGATCAGAAATATATTTTCTACAATATTCATAGTTACCATTTGTATAGTCAATGGTACCACTTATATTATTATACTCCTTTGTATATTTTTTTGAAACAAAAATATTATCATATTGATTGGCTAATTTTTTTGTTCCAATAGTTGTCTTTAAATTAGGGGAAATACAATTTATTACACTGTCTTCATGGGAAAGCAAAGATTTAAATCCTTCATTTCTAACAGATAAATTAAAATCTCCACCAATTAATATATCATTTTCTTTTTTATCTAAATCTTGGAAATATTCATATACTTTAGGTAAAGCTTCAGCTTCAGCAACTCTAAAGCTTTTACGTTTCCCATATATAGAATGTAATAAAATAAAAGTAAAATCAAAGTTATTTATTTTAAAATCTGCCCCGTAAGGCTCCCTAATAAAATCGTTATTTTTATCTTTGAAATAACCTCTAGATTTTATAAATTTAACTCTATTAATTTTATATACGTAAGCATAATATTCCTTATACTTCCTAGTCCCCACAGGATAAGAAGCTATATGATAATCCCACTTTTCTTTTGAAATTTTGTTCATATTATCTACTAATTTTTCAACTCCATTTTTATTTGAAACTTCAATTAAACCAATTATATCAAACTCAGAAACTATGCTAGCTAATTCAGTATAATTTTTTTGATTTTGTCCTAGTCTTAAAACATTAAATGAAGATATATAGGCAGTATTATCCTTTGTAGAGTAGGGATTATCATTAGAAAATGAAATAAAATATATTGAAATAAAAATAGTTAAAAATATTGATTTCATAAATTACCTCGATTATTAGTCAAAATAAAAGGCAGAAATATTCTGCCCTTTAGAGTTTATAAATAGTTTTCTGGAAACATAATTTTTTCCACACCTTCAATAATAATATGAAGGATCATCATATGAATTTCTTGGATTCTATCTGAAGTCTCTCCAGGAATAATAAATTCATAATCACAAATTCCCTTTAATTGTCCTCCATCTTTTCCAAGAAGGGCAACAGTTTTCATTCCTATTTCCTTAGCTGTCTTTATAGCTTTAATAACATTGTCTGAATTTCCACTAGTGGAAATTCCAATTAACATATCATTTTCTTTTCCAAAGGCTTCAATACCTTTAGAAAAAATAGAATTAAATCCATAATCATTTCCAACACAAGTTATATGAGAAGAATCAGATATGGAAATAGCAGGAAGTGCTCTTCTTTCGTTTCTAAATCTACCTGTAAATTCCTCTGCAAAATGCATTGCGTCACAGTTACTTCCACCATTTCCGCAAATCATAACTTTATTTCCACAAGTGAAAATTTTAGCCAACTCAATGGCAATTTTTTCTGTTGTTTTATTATTTTCTTCTTCTTTTATAAAGTTAATAAGTAGTTCTAATTCATCTTTATATGATTTTATTAAATTCATAATTTGTCCTTTCTATTATTTAGCCGTTAATTTTATAATGTGACATAAAATTTAAAAACTTAATTATTGGAGTAAGATTAGCCTTATCCTTAGTTATAACTAATTGATATCCATCTTTAATTTCTTCTAATTCTTCTACTATTTTAAAAGTTCCATTTAAAATTTCTTTAGAAACTGAATAATAAGGTAAAATAACATTTGCAATATCTTTTTTTACCATACCTTTAATTACTTCTAAACTTCCTAAAACTGAAATTTTATTTTCAAATATAAAATTATATTTATCTTCTAAGTAATTAATAGCTTTGGTGTTGTTAGGAACATTAGTTCTAGTAATAAGAGGATATTCAGAGATATTTTCAATTGAAATGTCTTTGTTTGAAGTTATCAAAACATATGGAACTTTTTCAACAGTAATAACATCTAGGTTAGGGTCAATAATATGCTCTTCATCAACTAAAGCTATATCTATTTCTCCTTCTTTTAATTCTTTTAAAAGAATAACTTTATCTGATATTTTAATTTCATATTCAATTTCATTGTGAGAATGACCAAATTCTTCCATTAATCTAGGTAAAAGTGGATCTCCGATTATAGAAGTAGAACCAATTATGATTTTAGCTTTACCTAATTTAATAATTCTATTGATTTCTTTTTCTGTTCTTTGAACTTTGTTGAAAATATCTTCAGCCATTTTATACAGAGCTTCTCCAGTATAGGTAAGTCTTATTTTTTTAGAACTTCTATCAAACAATTTAGTATTTAAAATTTCTTCAAATTTCTTTACTTGAATAGAAACAGCTGACTGATTAATAAATAATCTATTTGCTGCTTTAGTGAAACTTTTTTCTTTAGCTACTTCGTAAAAAATTTTTAAATAATGTAAATCCATAAATTCCTCCTTAATCAAGAGCGTATACTCTAAGATCTAAATATATTCTATCATATAAAGTATATATTTCATATATAAAATCAAAAATATTTAAAAAAAGAAAATTAATTTGTTATAATCTGAATATAAAGAAAAATTAATACAAAGGAGATTAATATGGATAAAGTTATTAATAGAGAAATGATAGATGAAAAGTATAAATGGAAACTAGAGGATATCTATGAAAATTGGGATAAATGGGATAAAGATATTGGTAAATTAAAGGAAGATATAAAGGGTATTTCTAAGTTTCAAGATAAAATCAAAGAAGATAAAGAAAGCTTTGTTTCTTTAATAAATTTACAAGAAAAAATAGAAAGAAGATTGGAAAAATTATATATCTATGCTTTTATGTGGAAAGATTTAAATTCTGTTGATCAATTTGTTTCTAAAAAATTACAAGATATTGAATATATCTACTCAGAATATGGTGTTGTTTCCTCTTGGGTAACTCCTAAAATTCTTGAGATACCAGAGGATACAATGGATAAATGGATAGAAAGCAATGAAAAATTGCAAGAAAATAAATTTGGATTAAAGGAAATATACAGGCTTAAAACTCATGTTTTAGATATGGAAAAGGAAAAATTATTATCTTATTTTGGACAATACATGGGAGCAACAAATTCAATATATAATGAACTTTCAATATCAGATATAAAATGGAACAAAATAAAATTATCCTCTGGGGAAGAGGTTGAAGTTACAAATGGAATGTATTCTAAAATTTTAGGGGAAAGTAGAAATGTGGAAGATAGAAGAAATGCTTTTGAGGCTTTATATAAAGCCTATGAAATCAATAAAAATACATATGCTTCAATATATAAAAGTCAGTTACAAAGAGATGTGGCTTTTATAAAAGCTAAAAACTATAAAACAACTTTAGATCAAGCTTTGGAACCTGATAATATTCCTGTGAAAGTTTATGAAAATTTAATAGAATCTGCTAGAGAAAATTCGGAACCATTAAAAAAATATATAAGTCTAAGAAAAAAATACTTAAAATTAGACAAATATCATTACTATGATAATCAAATAAAAATAGTAGATTATAAAAGAGAATTTTCTTATGATGAAGCTAAAGATATTGTATTAAATTCAGTAAAACCTTTAGGAGATAAATATTTTGAAAATTTAAAAAAAGCTATAGGTGATGGATGGCTTGATGTTTTTGAAACACCTAATAAAAGAAGCGGTGCTTATTCTATAAATATTTACGATGTTCATCCTTATATGCTTTTAAATTATAATGGTACCATGGATTCTGTTTTTACTTTAGCCCATGAATTAGGACATACTCTTCACAGTATGTATTCAACAAAAAATCAGCCTTATGCCACTAATGATTATACTATTTTTGTTGCAGAAGTAGCCTCAACTTTTAATGAAAAATTACTTTTAAAATATATGCTAGAAAATACAGAGGACAAAAAAGAGAGAATAGCATTAATAGAAGAAGCTATTGGAAACATTATGGGAACTTATTATTTACAAGCTTTATTTGCCAATTATGAATATGAAGCTTACAAAATTGTTGAAAAGGGAGAAAGTATAACCACTGATATTTTAGATAATTTAATGGAAAAATTATTTAAAGATTATTTTGGTGATGAACTTGTAATGGATGATTTACAAAAAATTATTTGGGCAAGAATTCCACATTTTTTCAATTCTCCATACTATGTTTATCAATATGCCACAAGTTTCTCAGCTTCATCAAAATTATTTGAACTAGTAACAGATGAGAAATATAGTAATGAAGAAAGAACTATAGCTTGTGAAAAATATTTAAAACTATTAAGTTCAGGTGGAAATAATTATCCTGTTGAACAACTAAAACTTGCAGGAGTAAATTTAGAGGAAAAAGATAATTTTGCAGCAGTAAGCAAAGAAATGGAAAAATTAATTAAATTATTAGAAAAAGAAATTTAAGGTTGACGAATAAAAAAGAATATGATAAAGTTGTTTTTATCAAATATCAGTAATAACTGAATAAAATTCCATTTTAGATACTAGACGCAGGACGGGAAACCTGGTTCGCCTTTTAAGGCCGTAGAGTATCTTTTTTATTTAAAATTATAAAATTTAAATTTAAAAATGGAGGAATTATGGAACAAACAGTTACAAACTTAAAAGAATTGGTAAGAGCAGGAAGAGGAATAATACCTGCAGATTTGGTCATTTCCAAAGGGACATTAGTAAATGTAATGTCAAATGAAATATATCCTGCAGATGTTGCAATTTATAAGGATACTATAGTTGCAATAGGAAATGTAGATGATTATATTGGAGATGCAACTGAAATTTTAGATGCTTCTGGGAAATATATAACACCAGGGCTTATTGATGGACATATTCACAGTGAGTGTAGTAAATTAAGTATTACTAGTTATGCTAAAGCAGTAGTTCCTTGTGGGACAACAAGCATGATATCTGGCTTAGATGAATATATTTCAGTTTCAGGTTTAGAGGGATTAAAAGAAATCTTTGAAGAAATTAAACTAAGCCCTTTAAAAGTATTTTGGGGAGCTCCTCATCAAACTCCTTATACTATTCCACAATCTACTATTTCTTTTAATTTTACTAAGGAAGTTCATGAAAATGTTCAAAAATGGCCTGAATGTTTTGGAGTTTGGGAAACAGTTAGAGAGTTTATTCAAGAGGAAGACGAAAATACTTTAGGAGCAATAGCTGAGGCATCTAAAAATAGATTACCAGTTTTTGGTTGTGCACCAATGGCTAGGGGAAAAGAATTAAATGGCTATTTATGTAGTGGTGTACGTTTGGATCATGAAAGTTATACCCATGAAGAAGTTGTTGAAAAAATGAGAAATGGAATGCATATGTTAATTAGAGAATCATCTGTAACTCATTTCTTAGAAGAAAATATGAGAGCAGTTACAGAGGTTAATCCATATTTTGCAAGGCGTGTAAGTTTTTGTACTGACGATGTTACAGCTACAGATGTTTTAGAAAAAGGACATTTAGACAATGTTGTTAGATTAGCTATAAAACAAGGTATAGAACCTATCACAGCAATACAAATGGCAACTATAAATAGTGCAGAGGCTTATAGAATAGATCATTTAATTGGATCAGTTTCTCCTGGAAGAATAGCAGATATTCTTTTAGTTGATAATTTAGAAGAATTTAAAGTGAACACTGTAATTACAAATGGGAAAATAGTTGCTAAAAATAAAAAACTTACATATGAGTTAAAAGCTCCAAAAAGAAGTGAATTATTAACAAGTAAATTAAAATGTGATAAGGTTTTACCATCAGATTTTCAATATAAAGTTGAACAAGAAAATGGAAAAGTAAAGGTGCTTTCTATGAATGTTATAGGTCCATTTGTTAGAAAAAGAAGAGATGCTATATTGGAAGTTGAAAATCATATTGTAAAACCAGATATTGAAAATGATGTTTTAATGGTTTCGGTTTTAGAAAGATTTGGGAAAAATGGAAATAAATCTTTAGCTTTTTGTTCAGGATGGAAGTTAAAAAGAGGAGCAATGGCTTCTTCAGCAGCACCAGATGATAATAATATTGTTGTACTTGGAGCAAGTGCTTCTGATATGGCAGTTGCAGTAAATTATTTAATTGAAAATGGTGGAGGACAAGTGGTTGTTTGTGATGGAAAAATTATAGAATTTTTACCATTACCAGTTGGAGGAATATGCAGCGATGCAGAACCAGAAGAAATAGCAAGAATAGAAAAATTATTATCTAAAGGAGCAAATGAGTTAGGTTGTGATTTACCAGAGCCTCTAATGTATATGTTTTTCTTACCTATAACAGCTATTCCAGACTATGCTATAACAGATGTTGGACCAGTTGACTGTATAGAGCTTAAAATATTTAATCCAATTTTAGAAACAAATATAAAATAAATCTTTTAGGAGGGCTAAAATGGAAAAAAAAGTTTTAAAAAGACTTATTGAAGTTGCTTCAGGAAGAGAGAAGGCAGATTTAGTTATTAAAAATTCCAAAGTAGTGGATGTTTATTCTTCTAAAATTATAAATGGAGATATTGCCATTTGTGATGGAATTATAGCTGGAATAGGATCCTACGATGGGAAGAAAGTAATAGATGCAAAGGGAAAATATGCTGCACCAGGTTTTATAGATAGTCATATACATATTGAATCAGCATATGTTTCTCCAGAGGAAATAGGTAAACTATTATTGCCTCATGGGGGAACAACTATAATTGCAGATCCCCATGAAATTGTTAATGTTTGTGGAATTAAAGGTTTAAACTATATGATGGAAGCTGGAAAAAATACAGTTTTAGATATAAAATATATGATACCATCTTGTGTTCCTGCAACTCCCTTTGAAGATTCAGGGGCTATTATAGATGCAGAAAAAATAAAGGAACCTATACTAAGGGAAAATGTTTTAGGATTAGGAGAATTTATGAATTTTCCAGGGATAATTAATGGAGAAGATTATGATTTAGAAAAAATAATGGTTGCTAAAAATTCAAATAAAATAATTGATGGTCATTGTCCAGGAATATATGGGAAGGATTTAAATGCCTATGTCTCTGTTGGAATTAGAAATGATCATGAATGTTCCACTGTTGAAGAAATGGACGATAGAATTTCTAGAGGAGTTTATGTATTATTAAGAGAAGGATCAGCCTGTCATAATTTAAGAGATTTAGCAAAGGGTGTAACTAAAAATAATAGTAGACGTTGTCTTTTATGTTCAGACGATAGACAGCCAAAAACTATACTAGAGTTAGGACATCTAGATAATCATTTGAGAATTTGTGTTGAAGAGGGAATTGATCCAATAGGAGCAATACAAATGGCAACAATAAATGCAGCAGAATGTTTTAATTTAAAGGATAGGGGAGCAATTGCTCCTGGGCTTCGTGGAGATATAGTTCTTTTAGATGACTTAACAAATTTTAAAGTTCAGCAGGTCTTTGTAAAGGGGGAAAAAGTAGCAGAAGCTGGAGAATATCTTCTTGAAACTAAAAAATATGATATAAGTTCAGTTAAGGGAAGTATGCATGTGGCTGATTTTTCTTTAGAGAGGTTGCAATTGAAACTAAAGTCAAATAAAGTTAATTTAATTGATATTTTACCAGGTGGAGTTGTAACAAAGAAAAGTGTTGGGGAAATTAATATAGACAGCAGTGGTGACTTTATATATGATAAAGAAAAGGATATTGCTAAAGTAGCTGTAATAGAAAGACATAATAACACAGGGAAAATGGCAGTGGCTTTACTTAGAGGATATGGAATAAAAGAAGGAGCAGTTGCTTTGTCCATAGCCCACGATTCTCATAACATAATAGTTGTTGGAGTCAATAATGAAGATATGACCTTTGCAGTTGAAAAATTGATAGAGCAAGAAGGTGGAATTATTCTTGTTAAAGATAAAAAAATTATAGAATCAATGCCTATGCCAATAGCAGGTATTATGAGTGATAAAGATGGAAAATGGGTTGATAAAAAATTAAGAGCCATCCATGAAAAGGCTTATAATGAACTAAGGGTGCATAAAAATGTGGAGCCTGTTATGACACTATGCTTTATGTCTTTACCTGTAATTCCTGAAATAAAAATTACAGATAGAGGTTTATTTGATGTAACACAATTTAAATTTATAGATTTAGAAATTTAATATTATATATAGTTAAATAAGGAGAGAAAATGAAATCTAATTCACATATTCCTTTTTTCAAAAAGGGAGATATAGGTGGTCTTACGTATATAGTTACAAATAATGTTATAAATTATTTAATTGTTATAGCAACACTTTCAGGAGTTTTAGAATGGCCTGATGAAATTGTTTATGGAAAGGTAATCCCTGGAATGTCAATAGGTTTGGGGTTAAGTTG
Protein-coding regions in this window:
- a CDS encoding sodium-dependent transporter encodes the protein MMTEKKEKRGEWSSTLGFILAAAGSAVGLGNLWKFPYLAGKNGGGAYLFVYLIFVGLIGFTMILAEMAIGRNGHSDALGAFRKVSENWKYLGLLQIFISFLILSYYSVIGGWVLKYVFSFLSGGISGDKATYFTNYISSTNGPIIFHLFFMIATAAIVFKGVSSGIEKASKFMMPALFGLLILICIRSVTLPGAGAGIKFFLKPDFSKLNGSVVLDALSQVFYSLSLAMGITVTYGSYLRKEENLLGNAIKVPILDTIVAVLAGFAILPAVFALGFKPGAGPGLMFITLPAVFEQMAFGKLFGLMFFVLVLFAALTSSISLLEVSTSLLVDQFKIKRQKAVIILTAALFLLGVPSSLSMGVWSDLRIFFGMNFFDFLCYLTDNVFLPISGLLTCIFIGYVWKKEDLYKQITNDGTIKFKMFKVWFGMLKYVAPVILVVILLKSLGIINV
- a CDS encoding uracil-xanthine permease family protein, with the translated sequence MNEINTKGKLVLGLQHILAMFGATVLVPFLTGLNPSVALLSAGLGTLIFHACTKKIVPVFLGSSFAFIGAISLVLRENGIAEVKGGVIAAGLVYVLVSQLVRIFGVEKVKSFFPPIVVGPTIVVIGLRLSPTALSMAGYSNGIFDTRSLIVSGTVVICMVLVSLLGKSFFKLVPILLSVVIGYLVAMALGMVDFTPIREASWIGFSPEAWTSLTTVPKFSLTSVLAIAPIAFVVFIEHIGDITTNGAVVGKDFFANPGISRTLLGDGMATVVAGLLGGPANTTYGENTGVLAVTKVYDPAILRIAACYAIVLSFIGKFGVILQTIPTPVMGGISVILFGMIASVGMRTLIEYKVDFSISRNLIIASLILVLGIGINNITIWRTVSLSGLAIAALVGVTLNKFFPEDR
- a CDS encoding thiamine diphosphokinase, coding for MKNKAFIFLNGSMDTTKNFYKEILKNEENIFCADGGVKFALELNLKPLEIWGDLDSCDKNLIDKARSLNCIINKFNSEKDLTDGELLISDISRRNYDEIIILGGLGGRTDHFLTNLNLLFKYNNIVFLSDTEKIFRVTSDFHIINEINKTVSFIPMTDAVHNLTLRGFKYPLNNFLLYRGDSICNSNVITESTAHITFSIGKLIGIIENL
- a CDS encoding endonuclease/exonuclease/phosphatase family protein, which translates into the protein MKSIFLTIFISIYFISFSNDNPYSTKDNTAYISSFNVLRLGQNQKNYTELASIVSEFDIIGLIEVSNKNGVEKLVDNMNKISKEKWDYHIASYPVGTRKYKEYYAYVYKINRVKFIKSRGYFKDKNNDFIREPYGADFKINNFDFTFILLHSIYGKRKSFRVAEAEALPKVYEYFQDLDKKENDILIGGDFNLSVRNEGFKSLLSHEDSVINCISPNLKTTIGTKKLANQYDNIFVSKKYTKEYNNISGTIDYTNGNYEYCRKYISDHLPIFIEVSTDLDDD
- the gmhA gene encoding D-sedoheptulose 7-phosphate isomerase, which gives rise to MNLIKSYKDELELLINFIKEEENNKTTEKIAIELAKIFTCGNKVMICGNGGSNCDAMHFAEEFTGRFRNERRALPAISISDSSHITCVGNDYGFNSIFSKGIEAFGKENDMLIGISTSGNSDNVIKAIKTAKEIGMKTVALLGKDGGQLKGICDYEFIIPGETSDRIQEIHMMILHIIIEGVEKIMFPENYL
- a CDS encoding LysR family transcriptional regulator: MDLHYLKIFYEVAKEKSFTKAANRLFINQSAVSIQVKKFEEILNTKLFDRSSKKIRLTYTGEALYKMAEDIFNKVQRTEKEINRIIKLGKAKIIIGSTSIIGDPLLPRLMEEFGHSHNEIEYEIKISDKVILLKELKEGEIDIALVDEEHIIDPNLDVITVEKVPYVLITSNKDISIENISEYPLITRTNVPNNTKAINYLEDKYNFIFENKISVLGSLEVIKGMVKKDIANVILPYYSVSKEILNGTFKIVEELEEIKDGYQLVITKDKANLTPIIKFLNFMSHYKING
- the pepF gene encoding oligoendopeptidase F, which produces MDKVINREMIDEKYKWKLEDIYENWDKWDKDIGKLKEDIKGISKFQDKIKEDKESFVSLINLQEKIERRLEKLYIYAFMWKDLNSVDQFVSKKLQDIEYIYSEYGVVSSWVTPKILEIPEDTMDKWIESNEKLQENKFGLKEIYRLKTHVLDMEKEKLLSYFGQYMGATNSIYNELSISDIKWNKIKLSSGEEVEVTNGMYSKILGESRNVEDRRNAFEALYKAYEINKNTYASIYKSQLQRDVAFIKAKNYKTTLDQALEPDNIPVKVYENLIESARENSEPLKKYISLRKKYLKLDKYHYYDNQIKIVDYKREFSYDEAKDIVLNSVKPLGDKYFENLKKAIGDGWLDVFETPNKRSGAYSINIYDVHPYMLLNYNGTMDSVFTLAHELGHTLHSMYSTKNQPYATNDYTIFVAEVASTFNEKLLLKYMLENTEDKKERIALIEEAIGNIMGTYYLQALFANYEYEAYKIVEKGESITTDILDNLMEKLFKDYFGDELVMDDLQKIIWARIPHFFNSPYYVYQYATSFSASSKLFELVTDEKYSNEERTIACEKYLKLLSSGGNNYPVEQLKLAGVNLEEKDNFAAVSKEMEKLIKLLEKEI